In Sphingobacteriaceae bacterium, the following proteins share a genomic window:
- a CDS encoding glycosyl transferase encodes MQRRFTSAHERLLLLLSLLEQVPKISIVTVNYNNGKYLEEAMLSVLNQNYPNLEYIVIDGGSTDNSIDIIKKYEHRLAYWVSEKDEGQYHAVQKGFDKSTGEIMAWINSDDLYVPNAFSAVAEIFHTFPDVSWLMGIPREYTPQGVMISRITLPWGRWSKHRFYMYDFQFIQQESSFWKRSLWEAAGSRIDTDFKYAGDMELWTRFFRHQKLHTTLATLAGFRHRSDAQRSVEFRGQYLLECKTAIDRELSAMPFLKRLSYTLLKPVGLVTAPFFFYDIPFFNAFFPWWFGIPKPIGYDVANKKYIRQSLLVKLPPLFLFKRQVHRKMFKE; translated from the coding sequence ATGCAACGACGTTTCACAAGCGCACATGAGCGATTATTGTTACTTTTGTCGCTACTGGAACAGGTCCCTAAAATATCCATTGTCACGGTCAACTATAACAACGGTAAATACCTTGAAGAGGCCATGCTGTCTGTTCTAAATCAAAACTATCCTAACCTTGAATACATTGTGATTGATGGCGGTAGCACCGATAACAGTATTGACATCATAAAAAAATATGAACACAGGCTAGCTTACTGGGTGAGTGAAAAGGATGAAGGGCAATACCATGCCGTGCAAAAAGGGTTTGATAAAAGCACGGGCGAAATTATGGCCTGGATCAATTCTGACGATTTGTACGTGCCAAATGCATTTTCGGCTGTGGCTGAAATTTTCCATACATTTCCCGACGTTAGCTGGTTGATGGGAATACCGAGGGAATACACTCCGCAAGGCGTGATGATCAGCCGCATTACACTGCCCTGGGGCCGATGGTCGAAACACCGTTTTTACATGTATGATTTCCAGTTCATTCAGCAGGAATCTTCCTTTTGGAAACGCAGCCTGTGGGAAGCCGCCGGAAGCCGCATAGATACCGATTTTAAGTATGCCGGCGATATGGAATTGTGGACCCGTTTTTTTAGACACCAGAAACTGCACACTACTCTAGCCACGCTGGCAGGCTTCAGGCATCGCTCCGATGCACAACGCTCAGTAGAATTTCGCGGGCAGTATTTGCTCGAATGTAAAACGGCTATTGATCGCGAACTAAGCGCTATGCCATTTTTAAAGCGCTTGTCATACACGCTTTTGAAGCCGGTAGGTCTTGTTACAGCGCCATTTTTTTTCTACGACATTCCGTTTTTCAATGCTTTTTTTCCGTGGTGGTTCGGTATTCCCAAGCCCATAGGTTATGATGTAGCGAATAAAAAATACATTCGCCAGAGCCTCCTTGTAAAACTACCACCGCTTTTCTTATTTAAGAGGCAGGTGCATCGCAAAATGTTTAAGGAGTAA